One Electrophorus electricus isolate fEleEle1 chromosome 13, fEleEle1.pri, whole genome shotgun sequence DNA segment encodes these proteins:
- the pla2g4f.1 gene encoding cytosolic phospholipase A2 zeta isoform X2, whose amino-acid sequence MKELMSHWKLSVKVLKGKFHHSHDILSESDLYVTLHLPTASACTLRTTCIPNSSTPEWNETFHFRVHSQVKNILEINVYDKDLIQDDLCTTILFDIASLKPGQKETKVFFTNEKTKDELWVEFEITESSEPPGQYHSNGVLVTAPLSTLEVKLDALLPSADELVLKLKGAYKEEQVISKSSSILQTLRYYINRDLATEIGLLSSCSHDKEEHEEAPSQRLAPVTPFSSSHELTVSLPVDKNTVDLHLKTVDSSEEELQVRLDFDIPAAEKAFLVKRKEVSSRALQRVLKLNAPPHPSRVPTVAVVCSGGSTRAMTCMYGSLRGLQRLDLLDTVSYITAVSGSTWTTASLYRDPCWSRTEMDKAMASVQNELLKSAARLFFPQQLRYYHSELEQRESEGHDVSLIDLWGLAIEQLIYGKKYTGTLTDQQRAVSEGQNPLPIYTAVNIKNTDDIMVAEWCEFTPFEVGFPKYGIFVPAENFGSEYFLGHLIKKLPETRISFLLGIWSSVFSANLTELWSSVTGILPSWKPWLGQQVVNTEPDHASTLDTRRVSPDVTVLSSFLTGRPVISKVFNFLRGFFLHNNYSQHATFTTWNDKHPDSFPNKLTPVDSTLCLVDSGFAINSSFPPILRAHRRADIILSFNYSWQHDHFKVLRQTQQYCSDHSVPFPRINFDGVASEPQREVYVFEDQENLHAPIVIHFPLVNVSFRQYKAPGLRRRGEKELKEGDVDVSTRASPYVTKHLTYTPEDFRRLANLTTYNILNNKTAIIQALQRALHRGEE is encoded by the exons ATGAag GAGCTGATGTCACACTGGAAGCTTTCTGTCAAAGTTCTGAAGGGGAAGTTCCACCATTCACATGACATCT TGTCAGAGTCTGACCTCTACGTCACCTTGCACCTGCCTACGGCCTCTGCGTGTACCCTGCGCACCACCTGTATTCCCAACAGCAGCACACCTGAGTGGAATGAGACCTTCCACTTCCGTGTGCACAGTCAGGTCAAG aacattctggaaattaATGTATATGACAAAGACCTGATACAAGATGACCTCTGCACCACTATCCTGTTTGACATTGCCAGTCTCAAACCAGGACAGAAGGAGACCAAAGTCTTCTTCACCAACGAGAAA ACAAAGGATGAGCTATGGGTGGAATTTGAGATCACAGAGAG TTCTGAACCACCTGGACAGTACCACTCCAATGGTGTTTTAGTG ACAGCCCCGTTATCTACTCTGGAGGTGAAATTAGACGCACTACTGCCCTCTGCAG atgagCTGGTGTTAAAATTAAAAGGGGCGTATAAAGAAGAGCAGGTGATTTCTAAAAGTTCCAGCATCTTGCAGACTCTTCGCTATTACATCAACAGAGACCTGGCAACCGAGATCGGACTTCTGTCATCCTGCTCACAT GATAAGGAGGAACACGAGGAAGCTCCCAGTCAGAGGTTGGCCCCCGTAACCCCGTTTTCGTCCAGTCATGAGCTCACCGTCTCTCTTCCTGTGGACAAA AACACAGTAGATTTGCATTTGAAGACGGTGGACAG cTCCGAAGAGGAGCTGCAGGTGCGTCTGGATTTTGATATTCCGGCAGCAGAAAAGGCCTTTCTGGTCAAGAGGAAAGAAGTGTCATCTCGGGCATTGCAGCGGGTCCTGAAACTCAACGCTCCACCTCATCCCAGCAGG gtgCCAACAGTAGCAGTGGTGTGCTCAGGGGGAAGCACACGGGCCATGACGTGCATGTATGGCTCTCTCAGAGGACTGCAGAGACTCGACCTGCTGGACACCGTTAGCTACATCACCGCTGTGTCTGGCTCCACCTG GACCACGGCTTCTCTCTACAGGGACCCCTGCTGGTCCAGAACAGAGATGGACAAGGCTATGGCGTCTGTACAGAATGAGCTGTTGAAGAGTGCTGCCAGACTCTTCTTTCCTCAACAGCTGCGTTATTACCACTcagagctggagcagagagaaagcgagggccACGACGTCTCTCTCATAGACCTGTGGGGGCTCGCCATCGAACAGCTCATCTACGGCAAG aaataCACAGGTACACTGAcggaccagcagagggcagtctCTGAGGGCCAGAATCCTCTCCCAATTTACACAGCGGTCAACATAAAGAACACTGATGACATCATGGTGGCTG AGTGGTGTGAGTTTACCCCATTTGAAGTGGGATTCCCCAAATATGGAATTTTTGTCCCTGCTGAGAACTTTGGAAGCGAGTACTTCCTGGGTCACCTGATCAAGAAACTACCAGAGACACGCATCTCCTTCCtcttgg GCATCTGGAGCAGTGTTTTTTCTGCCAACCTGACTGAGCTTTGGAGTTCCGTCACTGGAATACTGCCGTCCTGGAAGCCCTGGCTAGGGCAGCAAGTTGTCAACACTG AGCCGGACCATGCTTCAACTCTAGACACGCGACGGGTCAGCCCAGATGTGACGGTACTGAGCAGCTTCTTGACCGGGCGTCCCGTCATCAGCAAGGTGTTTAACTTCCTGAGAGGATTCTTCCTACACAACAACTACAGCCAGCACGCTACCTTCACTACCTGGAATG ATAAACATCCGGACTCATTTCCGAACAAGCTCACTCCTGTGGACTCCACATTATGCTTAGTGGATTCCGGGTTTGCCATTAACTCCAGCTTCCCGCCTATCCTCCGTGCGCACAGGCGTGCTGACATCATTCTGTCGTTCAACTACTCTTGGCAGCATGACCATTTTAAG GTCCTCAGACAGACTCAGCAGTACTGCAGTGACCACAGTGTTCCATTCCCAAGGATAAACTTTGACGGGGTAGCATCTGAACCTCAGAGAGAGGTTTATGTGTTTGAGGACCAGGAGAATCTCCACGCACCAATAGTGATCCACTTTCCACTGGTCAACGTCTCCTTCAGACAGTACAAAGCCCCAG
- the vax1 gene encoding ventral anterior homeobox 1 translates to MDVRYGQEPDAGAGLKNGMKEMKEGKEAQGSLSKTLLKESLEPFVSSGSVENCEKTRTSSGDPDYCRRILVRDAKGSIREIILPKGLDLDRPKRTRTSFTAEQLYRLEMEFQRCQYVVGRERTELARQLNLSETQVKVWFQNRRTKQKKDQGKDSELRSVVSETAATCSVLRLLEQGRLLTPPGLPGLMPHCGSSSLGSALRGPPLSITANGGTSSSSSSVSSGGGAASSGGAAGSPPLPAVTSSGTASGLQGSSPAHGLFSFPMPSLLGSVASRISSAPLGMAGSLAGNLQELSARYLSSSAFEPYSRTNGKEAVDKKVLE, encoded by the exons ATGGATGTGCGGTACGGCCAGGAACCCGACGCAGGTGCGGGACTGAAGAACGGAATGAAGGAGATGAAGGAGGGGAAGGAGGCACAGGGGAGCCTCTCCAAAACGCTGCTGAAGGAGTCACTGGAGCCCTTTGTTTCATCTGGATCTGTAGAAAACTGCGAGAAAACCCGGACGAGCTCTGGAGACCCGGACTACTGTCGTCGGATACTGGTGCGAG ATGCCAAAGGCTCAATCCGAGAGATTATCCTACCCAAGGGCCTGGATCTGGACCGGCCGAAGCGGACCAGGACGTCATTCACAGCGGAGCAGTTATATCGCCTGGAGATGGAGTTCCAGCGCTGTCAATATGTCGTGGGCCGAGAGAGGACTGAACTCGCTCGCCAGCTCAACCTGTCTGAAACGCAG GTAAAGGTGTGGTTTCAAAACCGCCGGACCAAGCAGAAGAAGGACCAGGGGAAAGACTCTGAGCTTCGCTCTGTGGTGTCTGAGACTGCAGCCACTTGCAGTGTGCTGCGTCTGCTGGAGCAGGGTCGCTTGCTGACACCCCCAGGGCTGCCGGGCCTGATGCCCCACTGCGGGAGCTCCTCGCTGGGCTCGGCTCTCCGTGGACCCCCGCTGAGCATCACTGCTAACGGGGGAacctccagcagcagcagcagcgtcAGTAGCGGGGGCGGAGCTGCCAGCTCAGGCGGTGCTGCGGGGAGCCCCCCGTTGCCGGCAGTGACCAGCTCGGGGACTGCATCGGGGTTGCAGGGCTCGTCGCCGGCCCACGGGCTCTTCAGCTTTCCCATGCCCTCGCTGCTGGGCTCCGTGGCCTCCCGTATCTCCTCCGCCCCGCTGGGCATGGCCGGCTCGCTTGCGGGAAACCTGCAGGAACTGTCTGCTCGCTACCTGAGCTCCTCCGCCTTCGAGCCTTACTCGCGGACCAATGGCAAAGAGGCCGTGGACAAGAAAGTTCTGGAATGA
- the pla2g4f.1 gene encoding cytosolic phospholipase A2 zeta isoform X1, with the protein MKELMSHWKLSVKVLKGKFHHSHDILSESDLYVTLHLPTASACTLRTTCIPNSSTPEWNETFHFRVHSQVKNILEINVYDKDLIQDDLCTTILFDIASLKPGQKETKVFFTNEKTKDELWVEFEITESSEPPGQYHSNGVLVTAPLSTLEVKLDALLPSADELVLKLKGAYKEEQVISKSSSILQTLRYYINRDLATEIGLLSSCSHDKEEHEEAPSQRLAPVTPFSSSHELTVSLPVDKNTVDLHLKTVDSSEEELQVRLDFDIPAAEKAFLVKRKEVSSRALQRVLKLNAPPHPSRVPTVAVVCSGGSTRAMTCMYGSLRGLQRLDLLDTVSYITAVSGSTWTTASLYRDPCWSRTEMDKAMASVQNELLKSAARLFFPQQLRYYHSELEQRESEGHDVSLIDLWGLAIEQLIYGKKYTGTLTDQQRAVSEGQNPLPIYTAVNIKNTDDIMVAEWCEFTPFEVGFPKYGIFVPAENFGSEYFLGHLIKKLPETRISFLLGIWSSVFSANLTELWSSVTGILPSWKPWLGQQVVNTAEPDHASTLDTRRVSPDVTVLSSFLTGRPVISKVFNFLRGFFLHNNYSQHATFTTWNDKHPDSFPNKLTPVDSTLCLVDSGFAINSSFPPILRAHRRADIILSFNYSWQHDHFKVLRQTQQYCSDHSVPFPRINFDGVASEPQREVYVFEDQENLHAPIVIHFPLVNVSFRQYKAPGLRRRGEKELKEGDVDVSTRASPYVTKHLTYTPEDFRRLANLTTYNILNNKTAIIQALQRALHRGEE; encoded by the exons ATGAag GAGCTGATGTCACACTGGAAGCTTTCTGTCAAAGTTCTGAAGGGGAAGTTCCACCATTCACATGACATCT TGTCAGAGTCTGACCTCTACGTCACCTTGCACCTGCCTACGGCCTCTGCGTGTACCCTGCGCACCACCTGTATTCCCAACAGCAGCACACCTGAGTGGAATGAGACCTTCCACTTCCGTGTGCACAGTCAGGTCAAG aacattctggaaattaATGTATATGACAAAGACCTGATACAAGATGACCTCTGCACCACTATCCTGTTTGACATTGCCAGTCTCAAACCAGGACAGAAGGAGACCAAAGTCTTCTTCACCAACGAGAAA ACAAAGGATGAGCTATGGGTGGAATTTGAGATCACAGAGAG TTCTGAACCACCTGGACAGTACCACTCCAATGGTGTTTTAGTG ACAGCCCCGTTATCTACTCTGGAGGTGAAATTAGACGCACTACTGCCCTCTGCAG atgagCTGGTGTTAAAATTAAAAGGGGCGTATAAAGAAGAGCAGGTGATTTCTAAAAGTTCCAGCATCTTGCAGACTCTTCGCTATTACATCAACAGAGACCTGGCAACCGAGATCGGACTTCTGTCATCCTGCTCACAT GATAAGGAGGAACACGAGGAAGCTCCCAGTCAGAGGTTGGCCCCCGTAACCCCGTTTTCGTCCAGTCATGAGCTCACCGTCTCTCTTCCTGTGGACAAA AACACAGTAGATTTGCATTTGAAGACGGTGGACAG cTCCGAAGAGGAGCTGCAGGTGCGTCTGGATTTTGATATTCCGGCAGCAGAAAAGGCCTTTCTGGTCAAGAGGAAAGAAGTGTCATCTCGGGCATTGCAGCGGGTCCTGAAACTCAACGCTCCACCTCATCCCAGCAGG gtgCCAACAGTAGCAGTGGTGTGCTCAGGGGGAAGCACACGGGCCATGACGTGCATGTATGGCTCTCTCAGAGGACTGCAGAGACTCGACCTGCTGGACACCGTTAGCTACATCACCGCTGTGTCTGGCTCCACCTG GACCACGGCTTCTCTCTACAGGGACCCCTGCTGGTCCAGAACAGAGATGGACAAGGCTATGGCGTCTGTACAGAATGAGCTGTTGAAGAGTGCTGCCAGACTCTTCTTTCCTCAACAGCTGCGTTATTACCACTcagagctggagcagagagaaagcgagggccACGACGTCTCTCTCATAGACCTGTGGGGGCTCGCCATCGAACAGCTCATCTACGGCAAG aaataCACAGGTACACTGAcggaccagcagagggcagtctCTGAGGGCCAGAATCCTCTCCCAATTTACACAGCGGTCAACATAAAGAACACTGATGACATCATGGTGGCTG AGTGGTGTGAGTTTACCCCATTTGAAGTGGGATTCCCCAAATATGGAATTTTTGTCCCTGCTGAGAACTTTGGAAGCGAGTACTTCCTGGGTCACCTGATCAAGAAACTACCAGAGACACGCATCTCCTTCCtcttgg GCATCTGGAGCAGTGTTTTTTCTGCCAACCTGACTGAGCTTTGGAGTTCCGTCACTGGAATACTGCCGTCCTGGAAGCCCTGGCTAGGGCAGCAAGTTGTCAACACTG CAGAGCCGGACCATGCTTCAACTCTAGACACGCGACGGGTCAGCCCAGATGTGACGGTACTGAGCAGCTTCTTGACCGGGCGTCCCGTCATCAGCAAGGTGTTTAACTTCCTGAGAGGATTCTTCCTACACAACAACTACAGCCAGCACGCTACCTTCACTACCTGGAATG ATAAACATCCGGACTCATTTCCGAACAAGCTCACTCCTGTGGACTCCACATTATGCTTAGTGGATTCCGGGTTTGCCATTAACTCCAGCTTCCCGCCTATCCTCCGTGCGCACAGGCGTGCTGACATCATTCTGTCGTTCAACTACTCTTGGCAGCATGACCATTTTAAG GTCCTCAGACAGACTCAGCAGTACTGCAGTGACCACAGTGTTCCATTCCCAAGGATAAACTTTGACGGGGTAGCATCTGAACCTCAGAGAGAGGTTTATGTGTTTGAGGACCAGGAGAATCTCCACGCACCAATAGTGATCCACTTTCCACTGGTCAACGTCTCCTTCAGACAGTACAAAGCCCCAG